The DNA window CTGGCTGACCCGCCAAGCCGGTCTGAGCATCGACAACGTCCTCTCGGCCGAGGTCGTCACCGCGGACGGCCGGATCCTGCGCGCCGACGCGAACGAGAATCCCGAGCTCTACTGGGCGATAAGAGGTGGAGGCGGCAACTTCGGCGTCGTCACCGAGTTCGAGTTCCGGCTCCACGAGGTCGGCCCACTCGTCCAGTACGGGATGCTCTTCTGGGGCCTGGACCAAGGGCCGGACGCGCTGCGGCTCGCCCGCGACGTCATCCCCACCCTGCCCCGCGAGATCAACGTCGTGATCGCCGCACTGAACGCCCCACCGGCGCCGTTCGTCCCCGAGCAGTACCACTTCCAGCCCGGCTACGCGCTGGTCGTGGTGGGCTTCGGGTCGAACGCACAACACGAAGTGGCGCTGACGCGGCTACGCGAGAAGGTGCCGCCGCTGTTCGAGCACGTCACGCCCCTGCCGTACCTGGCGCTGCAACAGATGCTGGACCAGGCCAACGCGTGGGGATCCCACTGCTACGACAAGGCGGTCTATCTCGAGGAGTTCACCGACGACGCGATCGAGGTGATCACCGAGTACGTACCGCGCAAGACCTCGCCGCTGTCGGTGATGCTGGTCTACCGGCTCGACGAGGCCTACTCGGAGGTGGGCGAGGACGAGACGGCGTTCAGCGGTGGACGGTCGCCCCGGTACAACGTGTTCGTTGTCGGCGTGTGCCCGACCGCCGAGGCACTGGTCGCGGAGCACGACTGGGTCCGTGAGTTCTGGGAGGCGCTCCACCCGCGTGGCCTCGGCGTCGGCATCTACGTGAACGCGCTGATCGACGCCGACGAGGACCGGGTGCGAGTCTCCTACGGTGCGGCCAAGTACGACCGGCTGGCCAGCATCAAGCGCACGTACGACCCGGGCAACGTGTTCCACCGCAACGCCAACATCAAGCCCGCCTAGGTTTCGCATGAGGGCGTCCCTCTATCGATCTATTCGACAGAGGGACGCCCTCATTCGAAACGGCAGCTCAGCGCATCGCGGTCCGCGGGGCGGCCGGGGCGCTGGAAGCGGTGGCTGAGGGGCCGGTCTCGACCACGTTCACGTCGTCCAGCTGGATCCACGTCTCGCCGCCGTTCGCCCACTTGCCGGCGAAGACCTCGAAGACGGTGTGCGGTCCGCTGTCGAAGTCGACCGTCAGCTGCGTGTACGCGTCGTGCCGCTCGAACTTCGTCTCCTTCCAGACCCCGCCGCCGACCAGGCGCACGCCGAAGTAGGCGTTGTTGTTGTTCGCCGACGTCCGCACCCAGCCCGTCAACCGGTACTTCCGGTGCGGCTGGACCGCGAACTGCTGCTTGACATCACTCCAACCCGACGAGGTGTTGGCCCACGCGTTGTTCTTCCCCGTCCGCGCGCCACCCGCGTCGAAGTCGAGACCCGATCCCGGCCCGGTCACCCACGGGGCCTTCTCGCCGGAAAGTTGCCCCTCGAACGACGGCTCCGACAGCAGTGACAAAGGCCCGGAGGACTTCGTCAACGTCGTCCGCATCAGGAACGCGTTGTACGGCAGCCACTGCGACATCGCGAAGTAGAGCTGGTTCCCCTTGCTCCACGGGTGAATGAACGAGCCGTACAACGCCGTGAACTGCTGCCCCGAAGCCACCACCTGCTCCCCGCTCCACGGCCCCTGCGGCGACGTAGCCTCCCGGAACACGATGTCCGGCTGCCCGTTCAGCCCGCGCGCGTCGTCGATGTACAGCATGATCCAGCGCTTGAGGTACGCGTTGTACTGCACCGACAGCTCGCCGACGTTCGGCACGACGATCGGCGTCGCGATCCACTCCGAGCCCTTCGACCAGCGCGTGCCGGTCCAGTACTCGTACGAAGACTTCTCCAGCACTTTGCCAGGGCGCACCCTCGCGACGTGCGCCGAGCCACCGCGCCCGTTCGGCGTGCCGAACAGGTACACGTAGTCGCCCTTGTGCACGAACGCGGCCTGCTGGAACGGGTTGTCCCACCGCCCCGGCGTGTTCACCCACTTGGCGTCGCGCGCGATCTTCCAGGTCTGCCCGTTGTTGTCCGAGTACGCGATCGCGCCCTCGTTGGTGAACCAGCGTCCGGGCGGACCCCAGTAGTTGACCGACATGTAGTGCAGGTAGCTGCGCTTGCCGATCGTCACGCCCGCGGTCGGGATCGTCGTGTGCACGATGCCCGGCTGCTTCGGGCAGTCGAACAGCTCCTTCGCGTGTCCCGGCCGGTCGACCACGAAGTCGTCGAACGCCATGCCGTCGGCGAGGTTCCTGTCCGAGCTGCGGCCGAGCACCTGGCAGCGCCAGTCGATGGTCGCCTGGTCACCGA is part of the Tenggerimyces flavus genome and encodes:
- a CDS encoding FAD-binding oxidoreductase, whose protein sequence is MTQLASDILGTLRATMKGPVIGPNDPGYDEARKVWNAAIDRKPAAIARCQSADDVSAAVMGAVEHGLEIAVRGGGHSMGGASVVDDGLVIDLSMLNEVSVDPEAKRARVGGGALLGDVDKAAQAYGLATTTGMVSHTGVGGLTLGGGMGWLTRQAGLSIDNVLSAEVVTADGRILRADANENPELYWAIRGGGGNFGVVTEFEFRLHEVGPLVQYGMLFWGLDQGPDALRLARDVIPTLPREINVVIAALNAPPAPFVPEQYHFQPGYALVVVGFGSNAQHEVALTRLREKVPPLFEHVTPLPYLALQQMLDQANAWGSHCYDKAVYLEEFTDDAIEVITEYVPRKTSPLSVMLVYRLDEAYSEVGEDETAFSGGRSPRYNVFVVGVCPTAEALVAEHDWVREFWEALHPRGLGVGIYVNALIDADEDRVRVSYGAAKYDRLASIKRTYDPGNVFHRNANIKPA
- a CDS encoding DUF4185 domain-containing protein; translated protein: MLPRSKLRLVALSVLLVGASVPAADAAVPQEVKTLTPAAASNGSTTVSPAEQLAKLTGPGSTSATDTNWSVKATDLGILWDNGRGQVFAAFGDTYGAGWTGPGGGVGDQATIDWRCQVLGRSSDRNLADGMAFDDFVVDRPGHAKELFDCPKQPGIVHTTIPTAGVTIGKRSYLHYMSVNYWGPPGRWFTNEGAIAYSDNNGQTWKIARDAKWVNTPGRWDNPFQQAAFVHKGDYVYLFGTPNGRGGSAHVARVRPGKVLEKSSYEYWTGTRWSKGSEWIATPIVVPNVGELSVQYNAYLKRWIMLYIDDARGLNGQPDIVFREATSPQGPWSGEQVVASGQQFTALYGSFIHPWSKGNQLYFAMSQWLPYNAFLMRTTLTKSSGPLSLLSEPSFEGQLSGEKAPWVTGPGSGLDFDAGGARTGKNNAWANTSSGWSDVKQQFAVQPHRKYRLTGWVRTSANNNNAYFGVRLVGGGVWKETKFERHDAYTQLTVDFDSGPHTVFEVFAGKWANGGETWIQLDDVNVVETGPSATASSAPAAPRTAMR